The following DNA comes from Spirulina major PCC 6313.
GTGGTCTATTTCGAGGGTGAAACTATGATAGTTCGATCAATGGTTAATGTCATAAACCTGCGGTATTTTATGCCCTTGATTGTCATCTTGGGGGGGGCGACACCGGCGATCGCCCACGGCAGTTCCGTGGATTTTTCCCTGCGTCAAGCGGTGGAAATTACCGCCACCTATGAAAACGGTGATCCCATGGACGAGGCGCAGGTGTCGATCTACGCCCCGGATGATCCCGAAACACCCTGGCAAACCGGGCTGACCGATGGCGAAGGTACGTTTCAGTTTGCACCAGATCAAGCCGGGCAGTGGGATGTGAAAGTGCGCAAAGCCGGTCATGGCAATTTGGTGACCATTCCCATCAACGCGACAACAACAACAGAAGCATCGGTGGCTTCGGTGGCCTCCGGATCAAGTTCCTATTCCCCTGCCCAAAAAGGGATGATGGCGATCGCGATCGTTTGGGGTTGCATCGGCACAGCCCTATTTTTTACCCGTAAACCCGTAAAACAATAATGCATATTCCAGATGGTCTTTTGCCTGCTCAGTTAATGGTGGGCGGGTATGCGCTCACGGGCGGTGTGACGTGGTTGTGTCTACGTCAAATTCAGCGCAGGTCTGACCCCACGATGCAGTTACCCAAAGTGGCATTGCTCACCGCTGCCTTTTTTGTCACCTCTTTAATTCATATTCCCATGCCTCCGGCTAGCATTCATTTAGTGCTCAATGGCCTGTTGGGGATTGTTTTGGGCTATTACAGTTTCCCCGCGATTTTGGTGGGTCTCTTTTTCCAAGCGGTGATGTTTGGCCATGGGGGGATTTCGAGTTTGGGCGTGAATGCGCTGATTATGGGG
Coding sequences within:
- a CDS encoding carboxypeptidase-like regulatory domain-containing protein, with the translated sequence MPLIVILGGATPAIAHGSSVDFSLRQAVEITATYENGDPMDEAQVSIYAPDDPETPWQTGLTDGEGTFQFAPDQAGQWDVKVRKAGHGNLVTIPINATTTTEASVASVASGSSSYSPAQKGMMAIAIVWGCIGTALFFTRKPVKQ
- the cbiM gene encoding cobalt transporter CbiM, coding for MHIPDGLLPAQLMVGGYALTGGVTWLCLRQIQRRSDPTMQLPKVALLTAAFFVTSLIHIPMPPASIHLVLNGLLGIVLGYYSFPAILVGLFFQAVMFGHGGISSLGVNALIMGLPALLAYNLVQLGQGMFRHVLWRQTIFFLGGAIAVITAAVMYVIITLSTITPDLNATLERTATLAALVGYLGQGLLEGAFTVMAINFLERVKPEVLNWGEPSSS